A section of the Parabacteroides sp. FAFU027 genome encodes:
- a CDS encoding BT_3928 family protein, with product MERLTKILLLVSRLIIGATFIFSGFVKMIDPVGTSIKFQDYFEAMHLGFLVPNALVFAILLACVEFLLGVNVLLALSPRHTSWYVLIFMSFMTLLTLYLALGNPVSDCGCFGDAVKLTNWQTFGKNIVLMAFTLFYFYYRQNIPYLYHEHFHWLPSLITFVFGVAVVLHCYFHLPIIDFLPYKLGTNIQKGMEIPAGAAADVYETTFIYQKGGEKKEFTLQNYPANDTTWHFVEQKSVLKTKGYEPPIHDFSLLDKTTGEDITDVVLQDTSFTFLLISPKLEKAVDAHIDQINNIYDYSQDKGYKFYCMTSSVNSEIENWINATGAEYPFTLTDETALKTIIRANPGMVLLKNGTVVGKWNSGDIPDEKAMSEYITKVNNGTVLKETDPNVSIIWKAFIGYGLILALLLAFEKTVMAMIDAVKRFFSFKNKAKKKEEVVHDPHENPADYKELDS from the coding sequence ATGGAACGGCTAACTAAGATATTATTGCTTGTCAGCCGCCTCATCATCGGAGCGACTTTCATATTCTCGGGATTTGTCAAGATGATAGACCCCGTGGGAACTTCAATCAAATTCCAGGATTACTTTGAGGCCATGCACCTTGGTTTTCTGGTGCCCAATGCATTGGTATTTGCTATTTTGCTGGCCTGTGTGGAGTTTCTTCTTGGGGTAAATGTTCTACTTGCGTTAAGCCCCCGCCATACTTCCTGGTATGTGCTGATATTCATGTCATTTATGACACTGCTCACGCTTTATCTGGCGTTGGGGAATCCGGTAAGCGATTGCGGCTGTTTTGGTGACGCGGTGAAGCTGACAAACTGGCAGACCTTCGGTAAGAATATCGTCCTGATGGCTTTTACGCTTTTCTATTTCTACTACCGGCAGAATATCCCCTATCTCTATCACGAACATTTCCACTGGTTGCCTTCGTTGATTACTTTTGTATTTGGTGTAGCGGTGGTTTTGCACTGTTATTTCCATTTGCCTATCATAGATTTCCTTCCCTATAAATTAGGAACCAACATACAGAAAGGAATGGAAATTCCGGCTGGAGCAGCAGCTGATGTTTATGAGACTACGTTCATTTACCAGAAAGGCGGGGAGAAGAAAGAGTTTACCCTACAAAACTATCCGGCTAACGATACTACCTGGCATTTTGTGGAACAAAAGTCTGTATTGAAGACAAAAGGCTATGAGCCGCCGATTCATGATTTCTCACTCCTTGATAAAACTACCGGTGAAGATATTACTGATGTGGTTTTGCAAGATACTTCATTTACTTTTCTGTTGATTTCTCCGAAGCTTGAGAAAGCAGTCGATGCGCATATTGACCAAATCAATAACATCTACGACTATTCTCAGGATAAAGGATACAAATTCTACTGCATGACCTCTTCGGTTAATTCGGAGATAGAAAACTGGATCAATGCAACCGGAGCGGAATATCCATTCACCCTTACTGATGAAACAGCACTGAAGACCATTATCCGGGCTAATCCGGGCATGGTACTGCTGAAAAATGGAACAGTAGTTGGAAAATGGAATTCAGGAGATATTCCGGATGAAAAAGCGATGTCGGAATATATCACGAAAGTCAATAACGGAACTGTCCTGAAAGAAACCGACCCGAATGTATCGATCATCTGGAAGGCCTTTATCGGTTACGGGTTGATACTGGCATTGCTGCTGGCATTTGAAAAAACAGTGATGGCTATGATTGATGCCGTTAAGCGTTTCTTTAGCTTCAAAAACAAGGCAAAAAAGAAAGAGGAAGTTGTGCATGATCCGCACGAGAATCCCGCAGACTATAAAGAATTAGATTCATAA
- a CDS encoding DUF1599 domain-containing protein, translated as MKDTVQQFEHVIVICRSLFEKKLKDYGPAWRIMRPQSITDQIYIKANRIRSIEIKGVSQIDEGIRSEFIGIVNYGIIGIIQLALGFADSCDITEQEALGLYDNYMTQTKELMYKKNHDYDEAWRSMRISSYTDLILMKIHRTKQIEDNCGQTLVSEGIDANYMDMVNYSLFGLIKLEFGEEDGTAN; from the coding sequence ATGAAAGATACCGTACAGCAATTTGAGCACGTCATCGTGATATGCCGTTCCCTTTTTGAGAAAAAACTCAAAGACTACGGTCCCGCATGGCGAATCATGCGTCCGCAATCCATTACCGATCAGATATATATCAAGGCAAACCGTATCCGCAGCATCGAGATCAAAGGTGTTTCGCAGATCGACGAAGGCATTCGTTCGGAGTTTATCGGCATTGTCAATTACGGAATTATCGGCATTATCCAGCTGGCTTTGGGCTTTGCCGACAGTTGTGACATTACTGAACAGGAAGCGTTGGGCTTGTATGACAACTACATGACTCAGACCAAAGAGTTAATGTACAAAAAGAACCACGACTACGACGAAGCGTGGCGTAGCATGCGTATCAGTTCCTATACCGACCTCATCCTGATGAAAATCCACCGTACCAAGCAAATCGAAGACAATTGCGGCCAGACGCTGGTATCGGAAGGTATCGACGCGAACTACATGGATATGGTCAACTACTCACTTTTCGGATTAATCAAACTTGAATTCGGCGAAGAAGATGGAACGGCTAACTAA
- a CDS encoding nucleoside recognition domain-containing protein, with protein MALNYIFIAFILIAFVVALIKALVWGDLNAFYEVMLSTFDTSKTAFEVSLGLTGALSLWMGLMKIGEHGGLIKFFSKLISPLFVRLFPDIPKEHPAIGSIFMNVSANLLGLGNAATPLGLKAMKEMQELNKDKETASNPMIMFLVLNTSGLTLVPVSIMVLRAQMGAANASDVFLPILLATFFSTIIGILSVAILQRINILDKVILAYLGGLTAIVATIIWFFSHLPQEKISLYSNFGASFALLSIIVGFLVAGMRKKVNVYNSFIEGAKEGFQTAVMIIPYLVAILVAVGMFRASGAMGMMITAIKMGFDTIGVNSQFVDALPTALMKPLSGSGARGMMVDAIKTFGPDSIIGRMVSVIQGAADTTFYILAVYFGSVGVKNTRYAVGVGLLTDLAGIVAAILLTYLFFGH; from the coding sequence ATGGCATTGAATTATATCTTCATCGCGTTTATCCTGATTGCCTTTGTGGTGGCACTGATTAAAGCCCTTGTATGGGGTGACCTGAATGCCTTTTACGAAGTGATGCTCTCCACGTTTGATACATCGAAGACAGCGTTTGAGGTTTCGCTTGGATTGACCGGTGCCTTGTCGCTTTGGATGGGATTGATGAAGATTGGCGAACATGGCGGTCTTATTAAGTTCTTCTCAAAACTGATCAGCCCACTTTTTGTTCGTCTTTTCCCGGACATCCCGAAAGAACATCCAGCCATCGGATCCATATTTATGAATGTTTCAGCAAACCTTTTAGGTTTGGGAAATGCGGCAACTCCACTTGGGTTGAAAGCAATGAAAGAGATGCAGGAGCTGAATAAGGATAAAGAGACTGCATCCAATCCAATGATCATGTTTCTGGTACTGAATACTTCGGGGCTGACACTGGTACCGGTCAGTATCATGGTACTTCGTGCACAGATGGGTGCAGCGAACGCTTCGGATGTCTTTCTGCCTATTCTTTTGGCTACTTTTTTCTCTACCATTATCGGTATTCTGTCGGTAGCTATCTTGCAGCGCATTAATATTCTGGATAAAGTTATTCTCGCCTATCTGGGCGGACTGACGGCTATTGTGGCTACCATTATCTGGTTCTTTTCCCATTTGCCACAGGAGAAAATTTCCCTTTACTCCAATTTCGGAGCGAGCTTTGCCCTGTTGAGTATCATTGTGGGTTTTCTGGTGGCGGGTATGCGCAAGAAGGTCAACGTCTATAACTCCTTTATTGAAGGCGCTAAAGAGGGTTTCCAGACTGCGGTGATGATTATCCCGTATCTGGTGGCTATTCTGGTGGCTGTGGGTATGTTTCGTGCATCAGGCGCAATGGGAATGATGATTACTGCCATCAAAATGGGATTTGATACCATCGGGGTAAATTCCCAGTTTGTAGATGCACTTCCTACGGCACTGATGAAACCGTTGAGCGGAAGTGGCGCCCGCGGGATGATGGTCGATGCCATCAAGACGTTTGGCCCCGACAGCATCATTGGCCGTATGGTTTCAGTGATTCAGGGTGCGGCTGATACGACCTTCTATATTCTGGCGGTCTATTTCGGTAGTGTAGGGGTGAAGAATACCCGTTATGCCGTAGGTGTAGGCCTGCTGACTGACCTGGCAGGTATTGTGGCGGCTATCTTGTTGACTTATCTGTTTTTTGGGCATTGA
- a CDS encoding porin, producing the protein MRKIVYAFLLLIISVFAANAQQTSENVLKLLAKKNVITAKEADSLIAVEKKATPAKSLYLLDKVKVFGYAHIGYSYSDTLPQRQSYGVKRIISFIEGKLTDNITFQIQSNLGPTPALVEYWMEYAPKTFLKLKVGQMKLPFSIENAISQSVLENVTNSQAINNLVGGSTDVLGAGNMAGRDCGIQIGGSFLSYQKRNLVDYQLGIFNGNGVNNMDNNRHKDFVGTLMFNPLSYLKVGGSLYAGKANYKNVAELGDAKAVDHLRNRWSLGGEITTKYVYGRAEYVHGTDAHINREGYYALLNGHVCPKIDVIAEYDFYNKNVDVNGKKFTNYQIGMQWNFYKRSRFQLHYVYKDNNAVGVRSENAVLGQLQVGF; encoded by the coding sequence ATGAGGAAAATCGTTTACGCATTTTTACTTCTGATTATTTCTGTTTTTGCCGCCAATGCGCAGCAAACATCGGAGAATGTATTGAAGCTTCTCGCTAAAAAGAATGTAATCACTGCCAAAGAGGCTGACTCTTTGATTGCTGTTGAAAAGAAAGCAACTCCGGCAAAATCACTTTACCTGTTGGATAAGGTAAAAGTATTTGGTTACGCACATATCGGCTATTCTTACTCAGATACCTTACCTCAAAGACAAAGCTATGGTGTAAAGCGTATCATTTCCTTTATTGAAGGTAAACTGACTGATAACATCACTTTCCAGATTCAGTCAAACCTTGGACCGACTCCTGCATTGGTGGAATACTGGATGGAATATGCACCAAAAACATTCCTGAAACTGAAAGTGGGTCAGATGAAACTTCCCTTCTCTATTGAAAATGCCATTTCTCAATCCGTTTTGGAGAATGTAACCAATTCTCAGGCGATTAATAACCTGGTTGGTGGTTCTACGGACGTTTTGGGTGCTGGGAATATGGCAGGACGTGATTGCGGTATTCAGATTGGGGGTAGTTTCCTTTCCTATCAGAAAAGAAATCTGGTTGATTATCAATTGGGTATTTTCAACGGAAACGGTGTAAATAATATGGACAACAACCGTCACAAAGACTTTGTAGGTACTTTGATGTTTAACCCATTGTCATACCTTAAAGTTGGTGGTTCATTGTATGCAGGTAAAGCGAACTACAAAAACGTTGCTGAGCTGGGTGATGCCAAAGCTGTTGACCACCTGCGCAATCGTTGGAGCTTAGGTGGTGAGATTACGACTAAATACGTTTACGGACGTGCTGAGTATGTACACGGAACAGACGCTCACATCAACCGTGAAGGTTATTATGCTTTGCTCAACGGACATGTTTGCCCTAAAATAGATGTGATTGCTGAGTATGATTTCTACAACAAAAACGTGGATGTAAACGGTAAGAAATTTACCAACTACCAAATCGGTATGCAATGGAACTTCTACAAAAGAAGCCGTTTCCAGTTACACTACGTATATAAAGACAACAACGCAGTGGGTGTGAGATCTGAAAATGCCGTTCTCGGACAGCTTCAGGTCGGATTCTGA
- a CDS encoding DNA alkylation repair protein, giving the protein MKTSDVKKELQSVANPEKALLLQGFFKTGEGEYGEGDLFLGITVPQQRVIAKNYKELPLPEIEILLHESYHECRLTALIILVNRFKKTKDETGRKEIVDLYLRNIAYINNWDLVDSSACYILGEYLLDKDRTLIYRLAESDSMWEQRIAVLTTFTFIRNDDFADNLLLAEKLLNHKHDLMHKAIGWMLREVGKRNKSVLVDFLMQYSTQMPRAMLRYAIEKFPEEERQYFLKRK; this is encoded by the coding sequence ATGAAAACATCAGACGTAAAAAAAGAACTGCAATCCGTTGCCAACCCTGAAAAAGCACTGTTGCTTCAGGGATTTTTCAAGACAGGTGAAGGTGAATACGGTGAAGGCGATCTCTTTCTGGGAATCACCGTTCCACAGCAGCGAGTCATCGCAAAGAATTATAAAGAACTGCCTTTGCCAGAAATAGAAATCCTGCTCCACGAATCTTATCATGAATGCCGGTTAACTGCCCTGATTATTTTGGTCAACCGCTTCAAGAAAACAAAAGACGAAACTGGTCGGAAAGAGATTGTCGATTTGTATCTGAGGAATATCGCCTATATCAATAACTGGGACCTGGTCGATTCGTCGGCTTGTTATATACTGGGCGAATATCTGCTGGACAAAGACCGCACATTGATTTATCGCCTGGCCGAAAGTGATTCGATGTGGGAACAGCGCATCGCTGTACTCACCACATTTACCTTTATCCGTAACGATGATTTTGCCGACAACCTGCTTCTGGCCGAGAAGCTCCTCAATCACAAGCATGACCTCATGCACAAGGCCATCGGCTGGATGCTTCGTGAAGTTGGCAAACGCAATAAATCGGTATTGGTGGATTTCCTGATGCAATATTCCACGCAGATGCCACGTGCAATGCTGCGTTACGCTATCGAGAAGTTTCCGGAAGAGGAACGACAGTATTTCCTGAAGAGAAAGTAA
- the rny gene encoding ribonuclease Y produces MLELLIGIACLIVGGVATWISTKFIFKTRFEGILEEARKEAEVIKKNKLLEVKEKFINLKADLEKQVTARNAKIQSVESKLKQRETQINQKQDELQKKTSEAETLKESLENQLAVVDKKQQEVDKMYREEIERLESISGLSAEEAKDKLVESLKEEAKTAAASYINEIMDEAKMTANKEAKRIVIQSIQRVATETAIENAVTVFHIESDEIKGRIIGREGRNIRALEAATGVEIIVDDTPEAIVLSGFDPVRREIARLALHQLVTDGRIHPARIEEVVAKVRKQVEEEIIETGKRTTIDLGIHGLHPELIRMVGKMKYRSSYGQNLLQHSRETANLCAIMAAELGLNVKKAKRAGLLHDIGKVPDDEPELPHALLGMKLAEKYKEKPDICNAIGAHHDEVEMTSLLAPIVQVCDAISGARPGARREIVEAYIKRLNDLEQLALSYPGVLKTYAIQAGRELRVIVGADKIDDKETESLSNEIAKRIQDEMTYPGQVKITVIRETRAVSFAK; encoded by the coding sequence ATGCTTGAATTATTGATAGGAATTGCATGCTTAATCGTGGGTGGTGTCGCTACCTGGATTAGCACGAAATTTATCTTCAAGACACGCTTCGAGGGGATTCTGGAAGAAGCCAGAAAAGAAGCAGAAGTGATCAAGAAGAATAAATTGCTTGAAGTAAAGGAGAAGTTCATCAATCTGAAAGCCGATCTGGAAAAACAGGTTACGGCACGTAACGCTAAAATTCAGTCTGTTGAAAGTAAACTGAAACAGCGTGAAACACAGATTAATCAGAAACAGGATGAATTGCAAAAGAAAACTTCAGAAGCTGAAACACTGAAGGAATCGCTTGAGAATCAACTGGCTGTTGTTGACAAGAAACAGCAGGAAGTCGATAAAATGTACCGCGAAGAGATTGAACGTCTGGAGTCTATCTCTGGTCTTTCGGCTGAAGAGGCGAAAGATAAACTGGTTGAATCTTTGAAGGAAGAAGCTAAAACAGCTGCCGCTTCGTACATCAATGAAATCATGGATGAAGCTAAAATGACTGCTAACAAAGAGGCTAAACGTATTGTAATCCAATCGATTCAACGCGTAGCCACTGAAACGGCCATTGAAAATGCGGTTACTGTATTCCACATTGAATCAGATGAAATCAAAGGCCGTATCATCGGTCGTGAAGGACGTAATATCCGTGCCCTGGAGGCTGCTACCGGTGTGGAAATCATCGTGGATGATACTCCGGAAGCAATTGTGCTTTCAGGTTTTGACCCGGTTCGCCGTGAGATTGCGCGTCTGGCACTTCACCAACTGGTAACAGACGGACGTATCCACCCGGCCCGTATCGAAGAGGTGGTAGCAAAAGTACGCAAACAGGTGGAAGAGGAGATTATCGAAACCGGTAAACGTACGACTATTGACCTGGGTATCCACGGATTACACCCTGAATTGATCCGTATGGTAGGTAAAATGAAATACCGTTCTTCTTACGGTCAGAACTTGCTGCAACACTCCCGCGAGACTGCTAACCTGTGTGCGATCATGGCTGCTGAATTAGGCCTGAATGTGAAGAAAGCGAAACGTGCCGGTCTTTTACATGATATAGGTAAAGTACCTGATGACGAACCGGAATTGCCACACGCATTGCTCGGTATGAAGCTGGCTGAGAAATACAAAGAGAAACCGGATATCTGCAACGCGATTGGTGCTCACCACGATGAAGTGGAGATGACCAGCTTGCTGGCTCCGATTGTACAGGTTTGTGATGCTATCTCAGGTGCTCGTCCTGGTGCTCGACGTGAGATCGTAGAAGCCTATATCAAGCGTCTGAATGATCTTGAGCAACTGGCTCTTTCTTATCCGGGTGTATTGAAAACCTACGCTATCCAGGCAGGACGCGAATTGCGCGTAATCGTGGGTGCGGATAAGATTGACGATAAAGAAACAGAAAGCTTGTCAAACGAAATCGCTAAACGTATCCAGGATGAAATGACCTATCCGGGTCAGGTGAAGATCACCGTAATCCGTGAAACACGTGCGGTAAGCTTCGCGAAATAA
- a CDS encoding cell division protein ZapA: MDDKMTIKLNLAGKEYPLRIEREEEQNMRLAAKLLESKLSQYQGHFDDNKLDVKDFLSFVALQFAYEYVKLNEDKSIEPLLEKIQDLNTDLESFLR, from the coding sequence ATGGACGATAAAATGACCATCAAACTGAATCTGGCGGGTAAGGAGTACCCTCTGCGCATAGAGCGTGAAGAGGAGCAAAATATGAGACTCGCCGCGAAACTCCTGGAGAGCAAACTGTCGCAATACCAGGGGCATTTTGATGATAATAAATTGGATGTGAAAGACTTTCTTTCTTTTGTTGCCCTCCAGTTTGCGTATGAATACGTGAAACTGAACGAAGATAAAAGTATTGAACCTCTACTTGAGAAAATCCAGGATCTAAATACAGACCTGGAATCTTTCCTGAGATAA
- a CDS encoding DJ-1 family glyoxalase III, translated as MKKCYVFLAEGFEETEAITIIDVLRRGQLIVDIVSITGKKEVTGAHGIKVLAEKLFEDTSYEDGSMLILPGGMPGSNNLNSHSGLKKLIQSYDESGKYLGAICAAPLVFGGLGLLKGKEAICYPGFEDKLVGATISDKNTVFAGKVITSKGIISAVEFGLAIVKELQGGEICRNVADGLLVE; from the coding sequence ATGAAAAAATGCTATGTTTTTCTGGCAGAAGGATTTGAAGAAACTGAAGCTATTACTATTATTGATGTTTTGCGACGAGGTCAGCTAATCGTTGATATTGTTTCCATCACAGGCAAGAAAGAGGTGACAGGTGCACACGGAATCAAGGTTTTAGCCGAAAAACTTTTTGAAGATACCTCATACGAGGATGGATCAATGCTGATCTTACCCGGTGGAATGCCCGGTTCCAATAACCTGAATAGTCACTCGGGCCTGAAAAAACTTATCCAGTCTTATGATGAGTCAGGTAAATATCTGGGGGCCATTTGTGCTGCACCGCTGGTATTTGGAGGATTAGGGCTGTTGAAAGGTAAGGAAGCCATCTGTTATCCCGGATTTGAGGATAAACTGGTTGGTGCAACTATATCAGATAAAAATACGGTCTTTGCCGGCAAGGTAATTACTTCCAAAGGAATTATCAGTGCTGTCGAATTCGGACTCGCCATTGTAAAAGAGTTACAAGGGGGTGAGATTTGCCGAAATGTAGCTGATGGATTATTGGTGGAGTAG
- a CDS encoding pyridoxine 5'-phosphate synthase: MTKLSVNINKIATLRNSRGGNVPDVVKVAIDCEAFGADGITVHPRPDERHIRYADVHALRPVIKTEFNIEGYPCKEFVDLVLKVKPAQVTLVPDAPDQITSNHGWDTEKNYDFLVEVIDRFKSAGIRTSIFVDPDVNMVEHAAKIGTDRIELYTEPYATMYPKNKDEAIAPFVEAAKMARKLGLGLNAGHDLSLENLNWFYKNIPWTEEVSIGHALIADALYLGLKTTIQKYKECLR, encoded by the coding sequence ATGACAAAACTGAGTGTAAACATCAACAAAATAGCAACATTAAGAAATTCCCGCGGAGGAAATGTGCCCGATGTCGTAAAGGTAGCCATTGATTGTGAAGCGTTTGGCGCTGACGGAATTACTGTACACCCACGCCCCGATGAGCGTCATATCCGTTATGCGGATGTTCACGCTTTAAGACCGGTTATTAAGACGGAATTCAACATTGAAGGTTACCCCTGCAAAGAATTTGTTGATTTGGTATTGAAGGTGAAGCCTGCGCAGGTGACCCTGGTACCGGATGCTCCGGATCAGATTACCTCCAATCACGGTTGGGATACCGAGAAAAACTATGATTTTCTGGTGGAAGTGATTGATCGTTTCAAATCAGCTGGAATCCGTACATCCATTTTTGTGGATCCGGATGTGAATATGGTGGAACATGCCGCTAAAATCGGAACTGACCGTATCGAACTTTATACCGAGCCCTATGCAACGATGTATCCTAAAAACAAGGATGAAGCGATTGCACCTTTTGTAGAGGCTGCAAAAATGGCACGAAAGCTGGGTTTAGGCCTGAATGCCGGTCACGATTTGAGCCTTGAAAACCTGAACTGGTTTTACAAAAATATCCCCTGGACAGAAGAGGTCTCAATTGGTCATGCATTGATTGCTGATGCACTATATCTGGGTCTGAAGACTACTATTCAGAAATACAAAGAGTGTTTGCGTTAA
- a CDS encoding CBS domain-containing protein, producing the protein MNLTKELLTKEIPFLSPTDTGETTLALMEEYKVNHLPLVDNGKYLCLVSERDAYRMESLDAQLGKAWYFSPAVKLSGHLLEALERMASNHLSLIPVVGENNEYLGVITQSKLLEALSMVLGTSKPGAILVVELSEQDYSISEIARLVENNNAHIVNLSSFPSPSGNIYVAFKVNVEDADAIARSLERFHYKLVLTYMTQGVVDEVAQKRLQELFYYINM; encoded by the coding sequence ATGAATCTGACCAAAGAATTACTGACAAAAGAAATCCCGTTTCTGAGTCCAACCGACACGGGAGAGACTACTCTGGCGTTGATGGAAGAGTACAAGGTTAATCATCTTCCTCTTGTTGATAACGGAAAATATCTTTGTCTGGTATCCGAGAGAGACGCCTATCGTATGGAATCGCTTGATGCCCAACTGGGTAAAGCATGGTACTTCTCCCCTGCAGTGAAACTATCGGGACATTTGCTGGAAGCATTGGAACGGATGGCTTCCAACCATCTGTCATTAATCCCTGTGGTGGGTGAAAACAACGAATATCTGGGTGTAATCACGCAGTCCAAACTTCTGGAAGCGCTTTCTATGGTCTTAGGTACAAGCAAACCGGGCGCCATATTGGTTGTCGAGCTTTCCGAACAGGATTATTCGATTAGCGAAATCGCACGACTGGTGGAAAACAACAATGCCCACATCGTCAATCTGAGCTCCTTTCCTTCTCCTTCCGGCAATATTTACGTAGCCTTTAAGGTAAATGTGGAAGATGCCGATGCAATTGCCCGCAGCCTTGAACGTTTTCACTACAAACTTGTTTTAACGTACATGACACAGGGTGTCGTCGATGAAGTGGCTCAAAAGCGATTGCAGGAGCTCTTTTACTACATCAACATGTAA
- a CDS encoding NAD kinase: MKVVIFGNTYQTEKAHPVLKLFEILNQYKAEIFVCRDFYEFLESHQNFHPQIKGLVDQNNFEADIAISVGGDGTFLNAAERVGRKGIPILGVNTGRLGFLADVSENDIESALEEIFNNNYQIEERSQLVVDICNGCFGKSKYALNEIAVLKQDTSSMITIHAWLDNQFLNTYQADGLIVATPTGSTAYSMSVGGPILMPQANNMVISPIAPHSLTVRPLVIPDNMTITLEVESRNRNFLIALDGRSHAVEECKFQIRKADYPIKVIKRTSHTYFDTLRTKLMWGADKRIHPGSK, encoded by the coding sequence ATGAAAGTTGTCATTTTTGGAAATACTTATCAAACCGAAAAAGCCCATCCCGTTCTTAAACTTTTCGAGATACTCAACCAATACAAGGCAGAGATATTTGTTTGTCGGGACTTCTACGAGTTCCTGGAATCTCATCAAAACTTTCACCCCCAAATCAAAGGACTGGTTGACCAGAACAATTTCGAGGCTGATATTGCAATCAGCGTGGGAGGAGATGGTACGTTCCTCAATGCTGCTGAGCGTGTTGGACGCAAAGGCATTCCCATCCTTGGAGTAAATACCGGAAGACTCGGTTTTCTGGCTGATGTATCGGAAAATGATATTGAATCGGCTTTGGAAGAAATTTTCAATAATAACTATCAGATTGAAGAGCGATCGCAGCTTGTGGTAGATATCTGCAACGGCTGTTTCGGCAAGTCTAAATACGCGCTGAATGAAATAGCGGTACTTAAACAGGACACTTCTTCAATGATTACTATCCATGCCTGGCTGGATAATCAGTTCCTCAATACCTATCAGGCAGACGGGCTGATTGTTGCTACACCTACAGGCTCTACTGCTTATTCAATGAGTGTCGGAGGCCCGATACTGATGCCTCAGGCCAACAATATGGTTATTTCTCCGATTGCACCTCACAGTCTTACCGTCAGACCATTGGTTATCCCTGACAACATGACGATCACTCTCGAAGTGGAAAGCCGCAACCGTAATTTTCTGATAGCTCTGGACGGTCGCTCTCACGCAGTCGAAGAGTGTAAATTCCAGATTAGAAAAGCTGACTATCCGATAAAAGTGATAAAACGGACGTCACATACCTATTTCGATACTTTACGGACGAAATTAATGTGGGGAGCAGACAAAAGAATCCATCCCGGGTCTAAATAG
- a CDS encoding glutamine synthetase beta-grasp domain-containing protein — translation MSKSKLEYIWLDGSEPSQQLRSKTRVKENFSGKLEDCPMWSFDGSSTNQAQGGSSDLLLKPVFICPDPDRKDAYIVMTEVLNADGTPHETNHRATIDDDDNDFWFGYEQEYFLYDMETRMPLGFPKGGFPDRPQGPYYCSVGARNAYGREIVEEHFDICIAAGLNIEGINAEVAAGQWEYQIFSKGAKLAGDEIWVSRYLLERTCEKYGVYVEWHPKPLGATDWNGSGMHANFSNGKMRTCGDKAVFDAICAEFGKHVPAHMAVYGAYNDQRLTGKHETASIHDFSWGVSDRGASIRIPVGTVEDGWKGRLEDRRPASNGCPYQIGSIIVKSTKASGQY, via the coding sequence ATGAGCAAATCAAAATTAGAGTACATCTGGTTAGATGGTAGCGAGCCATCTCAGCAATTGAGAAGCAAGACTCGTGTGAAAGAAAACTTCAGTGGTAAATTGGAAGACTGCCCAATGTGGTCATTCGACGGTTCTTCTACTAACCAGGCACAAGGCGGTTCTTCTGACTTGTTGCTGAAACCGGTATTTATTTGCCCGGATCCGGATCGTAAAGATGCTTACATCGTTATGACTGAGGTTTTGAATGCAGACGGTACGCCTCACGAAACTAACCACCGTGCAACTATCGATGATGATGACAACGATTTCTGGTTCGGTTACGAGCAGGAATATTTCTTATATGACATGGAAACAAGAATGCCTCTTGGTTTCCCTAAAGGTGGTTTCCCTGATCGTCCACAAGGCCCATACTACTGTTCAGTAGGTGCACGCAACGCTTACGGTCGTGAAATCGTAGAAGAGCACTTCGACATCTGTATCGCTGCTGGTTTGAACATCGAAGGTATCAACGCTGAGGTTGCTGCTGGTCAGTGGGAATACCAAATCTTCTCTAAAGGTGCAAAACTGGCTGGTGACGAAATCTGGGTATCTCGTTACTTGTTGGAAAGAACTTGCGAGAAATACGGCGTTTACGTAGAATGGCATCCGAAACCACTTGGTGCTACTGACTGGAACGGTTCAGGTATGCACGCTAACTTCTCTAACGGTAAAATGAGAACTTGCGGTGACAAAGCTGTATTCGATGCAATCTGTGCTGAATTCGGTAAACACGTACCTGCTCACATGGCTGTTTACGGTGCTTACAACGATCAGCGTCTGACTGGTAAACACGAAACTGCATCTATCCATGACTTCTCATGGGGTGTATCTGACCGTGGTGCTTCTATCCGTATCCCTGTTGGTACTGTAGAAGATGGTTGGAAAGGTCGTTTGGAAGACCGTCGTCCGGCTTCTAACGGTTGTCCTTACCAAATCGGTTCTATCATCGTTAAATCTACAAAAGCTTCAGGACAATATTAA